One region of Streptococcus parasanguinis genomic DNA includes:
- the lgt gene encoding prolipoprotein diacylglyceryl transferase, with protein sequence MNPVALQLGPISIRWYAICIVSGLILAVYLSMKEAPRKKIDPDDIIDFILIAFPLAIVGARLYYVIFEWGYYSQHLSEIFAIWNGGIAIYGGLLTGALVLYLFSRRRLIEPIDFLDIAAPSVMIAQSIGRWGNFFNQEAYGAAVKSLNYLPSFIRDQMYIDGSYRQPTFLYESSWNLLGFLLILILRRKPQFLRQGEITAFYLIWYGFGRMIIEGMRTDSLMFAGLRVSQWLSMILILVGLAIIIYQRRKKAPYYVEAKE encoded by the coding sequence ATGAATCCAGTAGCCCTTCAATTAGGTCCGATCAGTATTCGTTGGTACGCAATTTGTATTGTCTCTGGCTTGATTCTAGCCGTTTATCTTTCTATGAAAGAAGCACCTCGTAAGAAAATTGATCCAGATGATATCATTGATTTCATTTTGATTGCCTTTCCTCTTGCGATTGTGGGGGCCAGACTCTATTACGTTATTTTCGAATGGGGTTACTATAGCCAGCATCTTAGTGAGATTTTTGCGATCTGGAACGGAGGAATCGCGATTTATGGTGGCCTCTTGACAGGTGCCCTTGTCCTCTATCTATTCTCTCGTAGACGCTTGATTGAGCCAATTGATTTCTTAGATATTGCGGCCCCAAGCGTCATGATTGCACAGAGTATTGGTCGCTGGGGAAACTTCTTTAACCAGGAAGCTTATGGAGCTGCTGTTAAAAGTCTCAACTACCTGCCCTCTTTTATTCGAGATCAAATGTATATAGATGGTAGTTACCGTCAGCCAACGTTCTTATATGAATCCAGTTGGAATCTGCTAGGTTTTCTCTTGATCTTGATTCTTCGTAGGAAGCCACAATTTTTGCGACAAGGTGAGATCACAGCCTTTTACCTTATCTGGTATGGTTTTGGTCGGATGATCATCGAAGGAATGCGGACAGATAGCCTGATGTTTGCGGGCTTACGTGTTTCCCAGTGGTTGTCGATGATCCTGATTCTAGTTGGACTCGCCATCATCATCTACCAACGTCGCAAAAAAGCCCCTTATTATGTAGAAGCAAAGGAGTAA
- the hprK gene encoding HPr(Ser) kinase/phosphatase produces MAVTVRDLQEKLRLSVVYGDDSLLSKEITTADISRPGLEMTGYFDYYTPERIQLVGMKEWSYLVKMSSHNRHQVLRKMFQPETPVIIVARNLEIPEEMLRAAEEKQLAILKSNVATSRLSGELSSYLDSRLAERTSVHGVLMDIYGMGVLIQGDSGIGKSETGLELVKRGHRLVADDRVDIYARDEMTLWGEPAEILRHLLEIRGVGIIDVMSLYGASAVKDSSQVQIAVYLENYAKDQVYDRLGNNAEELEIGGVTIPRIRIPVKTGRNISVVIEAAAMNVRAKEMGYDATKTFEERLSQLISQNEVKE; encoded by the coding sequence ATGGCAGTTACTGTTCGCGATCTACAGGAAAAGCTTCGTCTATCGGTTGTTTATGGGGATGATAGCCTCTTAAGCAAGGAAATTACGACTGCGGACATTTCACGTCCAGGTCTTGAAATGACGGGCTATTTCGACTATTACACACCTGAGCGGATTCAGCTTGTAGGAATGAAAGAATGGTCCTACCTGGTGAAGATGAGCTCTCACAACCGTCATCAGGTCCTGCGCAAGATGTTCCAGCCAGAGACACCTGTCATCATTGTCGCGAGGAATTTAGAAATTCCAGAAGAAATGTTGCGAGCTGCTGAAGAGAAGCAACTAGCCATTTTGAAGAGCAATGTTGCAACGAGTCGTTTATCTGGAGAACTTTCTAGCTATTTGGATAGTCGCCTAGCAGAACGTACGAGTGTACACGGTGTCTTGATGGATATTTATGGGATGGGTGTCTTGATCCAAGGAGATAGCGGAATCGGGAAAAGCGAGACAGGTCTGGAACTTGTCAAGCGGGGTCACCGCCTCGTAGCAGATGACCGAGTTGATATCTATGCGAGAGACGAGATGACCCTTTGGGGAGAGCCAGCTGAAATCCTACGCCACTTACTAGAGATCCGTGGTGTCGGGATTATCGATGTCATGAGTCTTTACGGTGCGAGTGCTGTCAAGGATTCTTCACAAGTCCAAATCGCCGTTTACTTGGAAAATTATGCTAAGGATCAGGTTTATGATCGTCTAGGTAATAATGCAGAAGAATTGGAAATCGGTGGCGTGACTATTCCTCGGATTCGCATCCCTGTGAAGACTGGACGGAACATTTCGGTCGTGATCGAAGCAGCGGCGATGAATGTTCGTGCCAAAGAAATGGGCTATGATGCCACTAAAACCTTTGAAGAACGTCTGTCCCAGTTGATTAGTCAAAATGAGGTGAAGGAATGA
- a CDS encoding PspC domain-containing protein, which produces MTSSFYKLKRHRLVSGVLAGLADKFGLSVTLLRFLFILFTVSHAFIGVIIYLLLDTTLPYKDEEEQEIFDNGPRPRRRKEAEPIHDQNDSPFF; this is translated from the coding sequence ATGACATCATCATTTTACAAATTAAAACGACATCGCCTGGTTTCAGGTGTGCTAGCTGGCTTAGCTGATAAATTTGGTCTTAGCGTAACTCTCCTACGCTTCTTGTTTATTCTTTTCACGGTTTCTCATGCCTTTATCGGTGTGATTATCTATTTACTGTTAGATACGACCTTACCTTATAAGGACGAGGAGGAGCAGGAAATATTTGACAATGGCCCTCGACCTCGTCGAAGAAAAGAGGCCGAACCCATCCATGATCAGAATGATAGTCCATTTTTCTAA
- a CDS encoding SprT family protein translates to MNLTEYVRQVSLEDFGREFRHQAEWNSRLQTTGGRFFPKDRHLDFNPKIYQAFGLEVFRKIVRHELCHYHLYDQGKGYRHKDLDFKQLLQQVDGLRFTPPLPDRTGRVKRIYLYQCPHCGQEYRRKRKIDLKKYACGRCHSRLQFLEMRQE, encoded by the coding sequence ATGAATCTGACTGAGTATGTACGCCAAGTATCCCTAGAAGATTTTGGGAGAGAATTCCGCCATCAAGCAGAGTGGAATTCACGTCTTCAAACTACTGGGGGTCGTTTCTTTCCCAAAGATCGACACCTTGATTTCAACCCGAAAATATACCAAGCTTTCGGGTTAGAGGTCTTTCGTAAAATCGTCCGTCACGAGCTCTGCCATTACCATCTTTACGATCAAGGAAAAGGCTATCGCCACAAAGATCTAGACTTTAAGCAACTTCTCCAGCAAGTGGACGGTCTTCGTTTCACACCTCCTCTACCAGATAGAACTGGGCGAGTCAAGCGGATCTATCTCTATCAATGTCCCCATTGTGGCCAAGAGTATAGACGAAAGCGAAAAATCGATCTGAAGAAATATGCCTGCGGTCGCTGTCACAGCCGCCTGCAATTCCTTGAAATGAGACAAGAGTAA
- a CDS encoding Tex family protein, protein MVAKYAIIEAMDKYEKIAQELGVSLKQIDTVLSLTAEGSTIPFIARYRKDMTGNLDEVAIKAIIDRDKSLTALAERKETVLAKIEEQGKLTEALKQAIEAAEKLADVEELYLPYKEKRRTKATIAREAGLFPLARLILQNSPNLEVEAQKFTCEAFPTETAALAGAVDILVEAISEDTQLRALTYQEIHGYSLMTSTLKDESLDPKRTFEIYYDFSEKIKSMQGYRTLALNRGEKLGVLKVGFEHQLDRIIRIFEARFKTKNAYIDEVIQQAVKKKIVPAIERRIRTELTEVAEDGAIQLFSENLRNLLLIPPLKGRVVLGFDPAFRTGAKLAVVDETGKMLATQVIYPVAPAKPAQIEQAKKDLSSLIKEFGVEIIAIGNGTASRESEAFVAEVLHDHPGVRYVIVNESGASVYSASELARHEFPELTVEKRSAISIARRLQDPLAELVKIDAKSIGVGQYQHDVNQKKLTESLDFVVDTVVNQVGVNINTASPSLLAHVAGLNKTISENIVKYREEEGMILSRAQIKKVPRLGAKAFEQAAGFLRIPESKNILDNTGVHPESYKEVEKLFQLLEITDLDASAQEKLKAVNIKEMSTQLDLGPETLKDIIADLLKPGRDLRDSFDAPVLRQDVLDIKDLHIGQKLEGVVRNVVDFGAFVDIGIHEDGLIHISHMSKQFIKHPSQVVSVGDLVTVWVKKIDVEREKVNLSLVAPNESD, encoded by the coding sequence ATGGTAGCAAAATATGCTATAATAGAAGCTATGGATAAATATGAAAAAATAGCCCAAGAATTGGGTGTTAGCTTAAAACAAATCGATACCGTATTGAGTCTGACCGCAGAAGGCTCAACCATTCCTTTTATTGCCCGCTATCGAAAAGATATGACGGGAAATTTAGATGAAGTAGCGATTAAGGCCATTATTGACCGGGACAAATCCTTAACGGCTCTGGCTGAACGAAAGGAAACCGTCCTTGCTAAGATTGAGGAACAAGGCAAACTGACAGAGGCGCTCAAGCAGGCTATTGAGGCTGCTGAAAAATTAGCGGATGTCGAAGAGCTTTATCTCCCTTATAAGGAAAAACGGCGGACAAAGGCGACGATTGCCCGAGAAGCAGGACTTTTCCCCTTGGCACGCCTCATTTTGCAAAATAGTCCAAACTTGGAAGTAGAGGCTCAGAAATTTACCTGTGAGGCCTTCCCAACTGAAACTGCGGCTTTAGCTGGTGCAGTGGATATTCTGGTAGAAGCTATTTCAGAGGATACCCAATTACGGGCCCTCACCTATCAAGAAATTCATGGGTATTCCCTCATGACGTCAACCTTGAAGGATGAAAGCTTAGATCCTAAGAGAACCTTTGAAATCTATTATGATTTTTCTGAGAAGATCAAGAGTATGCAAGGCTACCGGACCCTGGCGCTCAATCGTGGGGAAAAATTGGGCGTTCTCAAAGTTGGATTCGAGCATCAACTGGATCGGATCATTCGTATTTTTGAGGCTCGTTTTAAAACGAAAAATGCCTATATCGATGAGGTTATTCAACAGGCGGTTAAGAAAAAAATCGTTCCCGCGATTGAACGTCGGATTCGGACAGAGTTGACGGAGGTGGCAGAAGACGGAGCCATTCAATTGTTCTCTGAGAATCTACGGAATCTATTGCTCATTCCTCCATTAAAAGGGCGCGTGGTCCTTGGATTTGACCCAGCCTTTCGGACCGGTGCTAAACTAGCCGTTGTCGATGAGACAGGAAAGATGCTTGCCACCCAGGTCATCTATCCAGTTGCTCCTGCAAAACCAGCTCAGATCGAGCAGGCTAAAAAGGATCTGTCTTCCTTGATCAAGGAGTTCGGAGTAGAAATTATTGCGATTGGAAATGGAACCGCCAGCCGTGAAAGTGAGGCCTTTGTCGCAGAGGTGCTTCATGACCATCCAGGAGTTCGCTATGTTATTGTCAATGAAAGCGGAGCCTCTGTCTACTCAGCTAGTGAGTTGGCCCGTCATGAGTTCCCAGAGCTAACCGTTGAAAAACGCTCGGCCATCTCCATTGCCCGCCGCTTGCAAGATCCGCTAGCAGAATTGGTGAAAATCGATGCCAAATCCATCGGTGTCGGTCAATACCAACACGATGTCAATCAGAAAAAACTGACAGAAAGCTTGGATTTCGTGGTAGACACCGTGGTCAACCAAGTTGGGGTCAATATCAATACGGCTAGTCCCTCTCTCTTAGCCCATGTAGCAGGACTCAATAAGACCATCTCTGAAAATATCGTGAAATACCGGGAAGAAGAAGGAATGATTCTTTCACGAGCGCAAATTAAAAAAGTCCCTCGCCTCGGTGCCAAGGCTTTCGAGCAAGCGGCTGGATTCTTACGCATTCCTGAAAGTAAAAATATCTTGGACAATACCGGCGTTCACCCTGAAAGTTACAAGGAAGTTGAAAAACTTTTTCAACTTCTTGAAATTACCGACCTCGATGCATCCGCTCAGGAAAAATTAAAAGCTGTGAACATAAAGGAGATGTCTACTCAGCTGGATCTGGGACCAGAAACCCTGAAAGATATTATTGCCGATCTCCTAAAACCAGGTCGCGATTTGCGGGATTCCTTTGATGCACCCGTGCTCCGTCAGGATGTCTTGGATATTAAAGACCTCCATATAGGCCAAAAATTAGAAGGGGTTGTGCGCAATGTGGTTGACTTTGGGGCCTTTGTCGATATTGGCATTCACGAAGATGGCTTGATTCATATCTCCCATATGAGCAAGCAGTTTATCAAGCATCCAAGCCAGGTCGTATCAGTAGGTGATTTGGTAACCGTCTGGGTGAAGAAGATTGATGTGGAACGCGAAAAAGTCAATCTCAGTTTGGTAGCTCCGAATGAATCTGACTGA
- a CDS encoding SPJ_0845 family protein gives MAIKFSKTDDLDKMFENFASFPDVEKKVEFPEEKKKAETATTKEAKKAK, from the coding sequence ATGGCTATTAAATTCTCAAAAACAGATGATCTTGATAAAATGTTTGAAAATTTTGCGAGTTTTCCGGATGTAGAAAAGAAAGTAGAATTTCCTGAAGAAAAAAAGAAGGCAGAAACTGCTACCACTAAAGAAGCAAAGAAGGCTAAGTAA
- a CDS encoding permease, giving the protein MTFFQHLPSSVLQAGAIFLSIIIEALPFVLIGSIVSGIIEVYITPERVYRFLPKNKFGRIFFGTFIGFIFPSCECGIVPIINRFLEKKVPSYTAVPFLVTAPVINPIVLFATYSAFGNSVKMAIYRALGSLLVATVLGIFLGFIQTDSIQKEHRKAVHEHDFRGLSKGQKLFQVLVQAIDEFFDTGSYLVFGCLFASLVQVYVPTRILTSISATPVIAILLLMVLSFLLSLCSEADAFVGSSLLTSFGVAPVLAFLVIGPMLDVKNLLMMKNYLKTRFIWQFIGIVSGVVLLYAWFVGVVL; this is encoded by the coding sequence ATGACATTCTTTCAACACCTTCCCTCTAGCGTCTTGCAGGCTGGGGCTATTTTTCTCTCGATTATTATCGAAGCCCTACCGTTTGTCCTAATCGGAAGTATCGTTTCAGGGATTATTGAGGTCTATATCACCCCCGAGAGGGTCTACCGCTTTCTTCCCAAGAATAAATTTGGGCGGATCTTCTTTGGGACCTTTATCGGCTTTATCTTTCCTTCCTGTGAATGTGGGATTGTTCCCATTATCAATCGCTTTCTAGAAAAGAAAGTCCCAAGTTATACTGCTGTTCCCTTTTTGGTGACAGCACCGGTCATCAATCCCATCGTTCTCTTTGCGACCTACTCAGCTTTTGGGAATTCTGTCAAGATGGCCATCTACCGCGCCCTTGGTTCCCTACTGGTCGCAACGGTGCTAGGGATCTTTCTTGGTTTTATTCAGACAGATTCGATCCAAAAAGAACATCGTAAGGCTGTACATGAACATGATTTTAGGGGCTTGAGCAAAGGTCAAAAGCTCTTTCAAGTCTTGGTGCAGGCGATTGATGAATTCTTTGACACGGGAAGTTACCTGGTATTTGGTTGTCTCTTTGCCAGTCTCGTCCAAGTCTATGTCCCAACACGGATCCTCACTTCAATCAGTGCGACACCAGTTATTGCTATTCTCCTTCTCATGGTCTTGTCCTTTCTCCTCTCACTTTGTAGTGAGGCGGACGCCTTTGTTGGATCCTCTCTTCTGACGAGTTTTGGAGTAGCGCCTGTTCTTGCCTTTCTGGTGATTGGGCCTATGCTTGATGTCAAAAATCTCCTCATGATGAAAAATTATCTCAAGACCCGTTTTATCTGGCAATTTATCGGAATTGTGAGTGGGGTTGTGCTCCTTTATGCTTGGTTTGTGGGGGTGGTGCTATGA
- a CDS encoding TIGR03943 family putative permease subunit, which yields MIRFLILAGYFELTMYLQLSGKLNQYINLHYSYLAYISMFLSFVLALVQLIIWVKQMKIHSHLSSFWAKVASIFLLCIPLFVGLFFPTVTLDSQTVSAKGYHFPVAAGSSKEIQQDEGTTTQYLKPDTSSYFTKSAYESEMKQAAKKYVDKKVIQVTTENYMEVMEVIYDYPDQFAGKTIELTGFVYNDPNNKDSQFLFRFGIIHCIADSGVYGLLTTGAPQHFENNTWIHAKGTLSIEYHKQLKQSLPVLHISDCKTITKPDNPYVYRVF from the coding sequence ATGATTCGTTTCTTGATATTAGCTGGCTATTTTGAGCTCACCATGTACCTGCAATTATCTGGTAAGCTCAATCAATACATCAACTTACACTATTCTTACTTGGCTTATATTTCCATGTTCTTGTCCTTTGTTTTAGCTCTTGTGCAGCTGATCATCTGGGTCAAGCAGATGAAGATCCACAGTCATCTCTCTAGCTTCTGGGCAAAAGTGGCGAGTATCTTCTTGCTCTGTATTCCTTTGTTTGTCGGGCTATTTTTCCCTACAGTGACACTAGATTCCCAAACGGTTTCTGCCAAAGGCTACCACTTCCCGGTTGCGGCTGGATCTTCCAAGGAAATCCAGCAGGACGAAGGGACAACAACCCAGTATCTCAAACCGGATACTAGTAGCTATTTTACCAAGTCAGCCTATGAATCAGAAATGAAGCAGGCTGCAAAGAAATATGTTGATAAAAAAGTGATCCAGGTGACCACTGAGAATTACATGGAAGTCATGGAAGTGATTTATGATTATCCTGACCAATTCGCAGGAAAGACGATCGAGTTGACCGGTTTTGTATACAATGACCCCAATAACAAGGACAGCCAATTCCTCTTTCGCTTTGGGATCATCCACTGTATCGCAGATTCCGGAGTCTACGGTCTCTTAACGACAGGTGCTCCGCAGCATTTCGAAAACAATACCTGGATCCATGCCAAAGGAACCTTGTCCATTGAATACCACAAGCAGCTCAAACAAAGCTTGCCTGTCCTCCACATTAGCGATTGTAAGACCATTACAAAACCGGATAATCCTTATGTCTACCGCGTATTCTGA
- the zwf gene encoding glucose-6-phosphate dehydrogenase — protein MSSKVIVTIFGASGDLAKRKLYPSLFRLYKSGNLSEHFAVIGTARRPWSKEYFESVVVESITDLADSPQQAQEFASHFYYQSHDVNDTEHYIALRELQNSLDEKYQTEHNKVFFLSMAPQFFGTIAKHLKSEGIVDGQGFERLIVEKPFGTDLETASQLNKELEETFNEEQIFRIDHYLGKEMIQNIFAIRFGNLIFDNLWNRDFIDNIQITFAERLGVEERGGYYDHSGALRDMVQNHTLQLLSLLAMDKPATFTKDAIRAEKVKVFEQLHNPTDEELKKFFIRGQYHSGTIEGKKDISYRSEPNVDPESTTETYASGAFFVDSDRFRGVPFFFRTGKRLTQKGTMVNVVFKQTDSIFGHSLQPNVLTIYIQPNEGFSLSINGKEVGEKFSIAPISFDYETDATATGASPEPYEKLIFDVLNNDSTNYSHWQEVRASWQLIDRIEKLWAENGAPLYEYKSGSMGPTASDDLLAEYGAEWVWKPEPKN, from the coding sequence ATGTCTTCAAAAGTTATTGTAACCATTTTCGGGGCCAGTGGAGATTTAGCCAAGCGCAAACTCTACCCATCCCTTTTTAGACTCTATAAATCAGGAAATCTATCTGAACACTTTGCGGTTATCGGAACAGCTCGCAGACCATGGAGCAAGGAGTACTTTGAATCAGTTGTGGTAGAATCTATCACAGATCTGGCAGATAGCCCTCAACAAGCTCAAGAATTCGCTAGCCATTTCTACTACCAAAGCCACGATGTCAATGATACCGAACATTACATCGCCCTGCGTGAATTGCAAAATAGCTTGGATGAAAAATACCAAACAGAACACAACAAGGTCTTCTTCTTGTCCATGGCTCCTCAATTTTTTGGAACCATTGCCAAACACCTCAAATCCGAAGGAATTGTGGATGGGCAAGGCTTTGAGCGCTTGATCGTTGAAAAACCTTTCGGTACAGACCTAGAAACGGCTAGTCAGCTCAACAAGGAATTGGAAGAAACCTTTAATGAAGAACAAATCTTCCGGATCGACCATTACCTTGGAAAAGAAATGATCCAAAATATCTTTGCTATTCGTTTTGGAAATCTTATTTTTGATAATCTTTGGAACCGAGATTTTATTGACAATATCCAAATTACTTTTGCTGAACGCTTGGGGGTTGAAGAACGCGGTGGCTACTATGATCACTCGGGGGCCCTTCGAGATATGGTGCAAAACCATACCCTTCAGCTTTTGTCATTGCTTGCCATGGATAAACCAGCTACCTTTACCAAGGATGCGATTCGGGCAGAAAAAGTTAAAGTTTTTGAGCAATTGCACAATCCAACAGATGAGGAACTGAAGAAATTCTTTATCCGTGGTCAATACCATTCAGGTACGATCGAAGGGAAAAAAGATATCTCTTATCGCAGTGAGCCAAATGTCGACCCTGAATCTACTACGGAGACCTATGCTTCTGGTGCATTCTTTGTTGATAGCGATCGATTCCGTGGAGTGCCTTTCTTCTTCCGTACCGGAAAACGTTTGACCCAAAAAGGAACTATGGTCAATGTGGTCTTCAAGCAAACCGACTCCATCTTTGGACATAGCTTGCAACCAAATGTCTTGACCATTTATATCCAACCAAATGAAGGTTTCTCATTGAGCATCAACGGAAAAGAGGTCGGGGAAAAATTCAGCATCGCACCTATTTCCTTTGACTACGAAACAGATGCGACGGCAACTGGAGCTTCACCAGAGCCTTATGAAAAATTAATTTTCGACGTTTTGAACAATGACTCAACCAATTACAGCCACTGGCAAGAAGTTCGTGCTTCATGGCAATTGATTGACCGGATTGAAAAACTATGGGCCGAAAATGGAGCACCGCTCTATGAATACAAGTCTGGATCCATGGGACCAACTGCATCCGATGATCTCCTTGCAGAGTACGGAGCCGAATGGGTTTGGAAACCTGAACCTAAGAATTAA
- the ftsY gene encoding signal recognition particle-docking protein FtsY has protein sequence MEETSEVAEAESRLPEGEAASAVEERTVEEAEEPIPDEVKPQQETIQEKYDRSLKKTRTGFGARLNAFFANFRSVDEEFFEELEELLIMSDVGVQVASNLTEELRYEARLENAKKPDALKRVIIEKLVDLYEKDGQFNEAIRFQDGLTVMLFVGVNGVGKTTSIGKLAHRYKQEGKKVMLVAADTFRAGAVAQLAEWGRRVDVPVVTGPEKSDPASVVFDGMERAIAENIDVLMIDTAGRLQNKDNLMAELEKIGRIIKRVVPDAPHETLLALDASTGQNALVQAKEFSKITPVTGIVLTKIDGTARGGVVLAIREELDIPVKLIGFGEKIDDIGPFHSENFMKGLLEGLI, from the coding sequence GTGGAGGAAACTTCAGAAGTAGCAGAAGCTGAGTCCAGACTTCCGGAAGGAGAAGCTGCATCAGCCGTTGAGGAAAGAACTGTTGAAGAGGCAGAAGAGCCAATTCCAGACGAGGTTAAGCCTCAGCAAGAAACCATTCAGGAAAAATACGATCGTAGCTTGAAAAAGACACGGACTGGATTTGGAGCACGCCTCAATGCCTTCTTTGCCAATTTCCGTTCAGTCGATGAAGAATTCTTTGAAGAATTGGAAGAACTCTTGATCATGAGTGACGTTGGGGTTCAAGTGGCCTCTAATTTAACCGAAGAGTTGCGTTATGAAGCCCGTTTGGAAAATGCCAAAAAACCAGATGCTCTCAAGCGCGTGATCATCGAAAAATTGGTGGACTTGTATGAAAAGGATGGCCAATTTAATGAAGCCATTCGTTTTCAAGATGGTCTCACGGTCATGCTCTTTGTTGGGGTCAATGGAGTTGGTAAAACAACCTCTATCGGGAAGTTAGCCCATCGCTACAAACAAGAGGGTAAGAAAGTCATGTTGGTTGCAGCAGATACTTTCCGTGCAGGAGCAGTGGCTCAACTGGCAGAATGGGGACGCCGCGTAGATGTTCCAGTTGTAACAGGTCCTGAAAAATCAGATCCTGCTAGCGTCGTCTTTGATGGAATGGAACGCGCGATCGCTGAAAACATCGATGTTCTGATGATTGATACAGCGGGGCGTCTGCAAAACAAGGACAACCTCATGGCAGAGCTTGAAAAAATCGGCCGCATTATCAAGCGTGTGGTACCTGATGCACCGCATGAAACCTTGCTGGCCCTCGATGCATCAACCGGTCAAAATGCCTTGGTGCAAGCTAAAGAATTTTCAAAAATTACGCCTGTGACAGGAATTGTACTGACCAAGATCGATGGAACAGCTCGAGGTGGGGTCGTCCTTGCGATCCGTGAAGAGTTGGACATTCCAGTGAAGTTGATTGGATTCGGAGAAAAGATTGATGACATCGGACCATTCCACTCAGAAAACTTCATGAAAGGCCTCTTGGAAGGCTTGATTTAA